The Flavobacterium marginilacus genome window below encodes:
- a CDS encoding M42 family metallopeptidase, which yields MSTESILNASSITFLEKYLNNASPTGFESEGQKIWMDYLKPYVDTFITDTYGTAVGVINPDAPYKVVIEGHADEIAWYVNYITDDGLVYVIRNGGSDHQIAPSKRVNIHTKNGIVKGVFGWPAIHTRNRDKEENPKISNIFIDLGCETKEQVEKLGVHVGCVITYPDEFMIMNENKFVCRAIDNRMGGFMIAEVARLLHENNIKLPFGLYITNAVQEEVGLRGAEMITQTIKPNVAIITDVCHDSTTPMIDKKIEGDTKIGKGPVVTYAPAVQNNLRELILDTAVEKNIPFQRLASSRVTGTDTDAFAYSNGGVASALISLPLRYMHTTVEMVHREDVENVIKLIYETLLKIENNETFSYFK from the coding sequence ATGAGTACTGAATCAATATTGAATGCATCATCTATTACCTTTTTAGAGAAATACCTGAACAACGCATCCCCTACCGGCTTTGAAAGCGAAGGGCAAAAAATATGGATGGATTATTTAAAACCATACGTAGATACTTTTATTACTGATACCTATGGAACTGCTGTGGGAGTTATTAATCCTGACGCTCCATACAAAGTTGTCATAGAAGGCCATGCTGATGAAATCGCCTGGTATGTTAACTATATTACCGATGATGGATTAGTTTATGTAATACGCAATGGAGGTTCTGATCATCAAATTGCACCATCGAAGCGTGTAAATATCCATACTAAAAACGGAATTGTAAAAGGAGTTTTTGGATGGCCTGCTATTCACACCAGAAATAGAGATAAAGAAGAAAACCCTAAGATTAGTAATATTTTCATTGATTTGGGATGCGAAACCAAAGAACAAGTCGAAAAATTAGGAGTTCATGTAGGCTGCGTGATTACTTATCCTGATGAGTTTATGATTATGAACGAGAATAAATTTGTTTGTCGAGCTATCGATAATAGAATGGGAGGCTTTATGATTGCTGAAGTTGCTCGTTTATTACATGAAAATAATATAAAATTACCTTTTGGTTTGTATATTACCAATGCAGTTCAGGAAGAAGTTGGCCTTAGAGGTGCGGAAATGATTACGCAAACCATAAAACCAAATGTTGCTATTATTACAGATGTTTGCCACGATTCAACAACACCAATGATTGATAAAAAAATTGAGGGTGATACTAAAATTGGTAAAGGACCAGTTGTTACTTATGCTCCAGCTGTTCAAAACAATCTGAGAGAATTAATTCTGGATACGGCTGTAGAAAAAAACATTCCGTTTCAGCGTCTGGCTTCTTCAAGAGTTACCGGTACAGATACTGATGCTTTTGCTTATAGCAATGGTGGCGTTGCTTCTGCTTTGATTTCGCTTCCGTTGCGATACATGCATACCACAGTCGAAATGGTACATCGTGAAGATGTTGAAAACGTAATCAAATTGATTTATGAAACGTTATTGAAGATTGAAAACAACGAAACCTTCTCGTATTTCAAATAA
- a CDS encoding DUF4294 domain-containing protein, producing the protein MKFYKILFFCFLISLSVHAQDPKNDNIPMGYVLTEADSIFGDTIVLPELVIEKHKMSDEDKKQFLLLQRRVYATYPYARIASERLTSLNRGMAKFTNNKDKKRYFKIVEDYLSNEFEDRLKKLSRKQGQILVKLIDRQTGTTTYELIKNLKSGWKAFWSNTTANMFNIDLKMKYEPFVVNEDYLIETILVRGFESGRLRKQEPAKPIDYEKLDEAWVKK; encoded by the coding sequence ATGAAGTTTTATAAAATTTTATTTTTCTGTTTTTTGATATCACTTTCTGTTCATGCCCAAGACCCAAAAAATGATAATATTCCAATGGGTTATGTCTTGACAGAAGCCGATAGTATTTTTGGCGATACGATTGTGCTTCCTGAACTAGTAATCGAAAAACACAAAATGAGTGACGAGGATAAAAAGCAGTTTTTATTACTCCAAAGAAGAGTTTATGCTACATATCCATATGCAAGAATTGCTTCCGAAAGACTGACTTCGTTAAATCGAGGAATGGCTAAGTTTACAAATAACAAGGATAAAAAGAGATATTTCAAAATTGTTGAAGATTATTTAAGCAACGAGTTTGAAGATCGATTAAAAAAGCTTTCCAGAAAACAAGGACAGATCTTAGTTAAATTAATAGATAGACAAACTGGAACTACAACTTATGAATTAATTAAAAACCTCAAAAGCGGATGGAAAGCATTTTGGTCAAATACAACTGCCAATATGTTTAATATTGATTTGAAAATGAAATATGAACCGTTTGTAGTTAATGAGGACTATTTAATAGAAACTATATTAGTCAGAGGGTTCGAATCTGGCAGACTTAGAAAACAAGAGCCGGCAAAACCAATAGATTATGAAAAGCTGGACGAAGCTTGGGTTAAAAAATAA